The nucleotide window cccagggtcatgcGGCAGGTCGGtgagagctgcgatttgaacccaggtctcctgactctcaggcctgtattctttcctttaggcctccccgcctccccagatggagaatcaatcaatcaagagtatggattgaacgcttactccatgcacaacactgttctacgagctagggagagtacaacagaggtgttaGACCAACATAGAAGACACTTATTTGTTTTAAACAAAGGCCTGACACGCAGCTAcaagaattatttttattgaaatcCAGCGTCTTTCCTTCTTTCTATCAGAATGATTTCCAAAATATGACAGTACGAGGAAGATCAGAATGAAATTAGTGCCAACACTTTAGGGAGGAGTGGGGGAGTTTTGTTGCAGGGAACCTGGCTTTTCTCCCACTGCCCGGGCTGGTCGGGGgtgcgggaggcagggaggatgttTTCCCCCAATTTTTGCTCTGAGCTTTTCCCATCCCCGTTGCCCACCCACCCCGTTTCTGGAGGGTGGGCTGACCAGGGAtggtgggcagaggagaggagcatGTGCCAAGTACCAAGTGCTAAGTGCGGTCCTCCccggatgggaggatggagaaatgggaaacaggttgggaggatggggagaccaGCTCCCGCTGAAGGAAGACCCTGTTTTTCTCGGTTTCATAGCCGGGAAAATGAAAAAGAAGCGGGTGTGACAAAGAGTGCAGGGAAGGGGGCTCTGGAAACAAGAGTGCCCTTTTCCAGCCGGAAAAACTGAGTCCTCTTTTTCATCAAAGCCCTCTCGGGTTGGGGCTTTCGGTCTGTGCCTCCGAGAGGAGCTGGGCAGCACCGTTTTGCTGATGCAAAATTAACCTTCCACCCCCGGGCTGGCCCTCACCAAAACCCAGGGGCGCCCCAGGGCTCCCCACTATGAATACCGTGCAAAATGTATCTGCTAACCACAGCTGAGGGAAAATCCCAAATCCCCAGGCACATTGAGTCAGAAACAAACAACCTATTCTGTACACGTGGGCTTTAAATActcactcacactcactcactccctctctttctcacacacacactcaaacacacatGTGCACATTTGTACACACGCCCAACCCCACATGAGTGCATATGCATGTgtgcacatacatacactcacaaacgtcccattcccctctccccacagaacACACACATTTTCCAAAGTTCATTTCCTCTCTGTCATGACAAGGCAGGGTTGTGGCCTGACAGCTTTCAACAGCATAAGAGTCTAGGCTAGAGCTGGGCCTGAGCTTCCATAGTCAACTGAAACTCTGGCTTAATAATGAAGGGATGGTTCTTGCCCCACTGAGCTTAGCAGGGTTACAGGCTGGATGTGCGGAGCTTGGAAAATAGGTATCCACCCTCCCAGGAGTCCTGAAATGCTCCTGCTAAccaaggggggaaggaagaggggcagaTGGACACTGAAGCCCCACCCCACGCAGGCCTTGGGAGCGCCCAGATCAGGACCTGTGAGCTCtttcttccctgcccccagccttgGGGTCAgtgggtcaatcgtatttatggagcacttactgtgtgcagagcactgtaccaagcgcttgggagaatacagtaaacagacatatccctttcccacaatgaacttgcaagCTCACTACCTCCCTGGGTACCCACGCACCTGACTTCGAGGTGCAAATGCTTTCAATCCCCCCCTACACACATACATGTTCTCCTGACACCgtccttctccccatctagaccaggagcttgctgtgggcagggaatgtgtctaccaactctgttacgctgtcctctcccgagtgcttagtatgtgctctgcacccagtaagcgctcattaagtaccCCCGACTGAATGAACGCGGCGAGATGTcggagtaagctccttgtgggcagggaatgtgtttgtttattgtgcactgcactggactcccccaagctctcggtccagtgctttgtgcacagtaagcgctcaataaatacgacagaatgaatgaaagagtcggCTGTGCATGCCCAGGGTTGGCTGGGTTTAGCCACGTGGACTGTCACCACAAAGGGCATCCCGGGCATAAACCTCGAGGCCCAAGAGGGCCGGGTGTCACCAACGACGGCAGCTTCTTCTGGGGGGAAGTAGCAAAACTGAAATGCGATGGAAAGGAAAATTGCCCTTTTTCCCCCGACCCGATGACTGTCTGGTTTGTTTACATCGGGCATTTCTGTCGGTGAAACCAACCGCACCGGTTTCGCTTTTGGTTTGCCGGAAGCCTCGTCTCGCGGGATTCTGCTGGCAGCGGCGTCCCCAGGCCCGGCCTTGCTGTGGTTGGCACCTCTCCAGCGGGTGAGGGGGgtttgggggaagggggctgTTGAGTGCATTCAAAGCTACAATCTGAGCTCGCTTTTGCTCGCCTTCCATGTGCTTTCCCCACCTTTCCTGAGCTGTTCGTCCTGGCTGTCAATTCCTCTGGGGGCCCGATGGTCTCTCGCAGAGGCCGCTCAGCTTGGccagagatggagggaaggagggagagggtgagagagagattgagatggAGAGTGAGAGGGCTGGGAGCAGCTGTAGTGCTAGCTAAGCCGGAGAGGGATGGCCCCacttcagtcggtcagtcagtccatcatatttattgagcgctcactgtgggcagggcactgtactaagtgcttggcctcCGCTGACCCCACAGGACCAATGGAAAACTGATGCTCTGGCAAAGAGCCGGCCGTCGAGCCATCACCTGGTTTGTTCTGGTTACCCAGACAAGCGTAAAGTGGTAGCTGAATGCCTCGAGAAGCTGTCTTTATTCCTGGCGCGGGTGACCGACGGTCACCCGTGTCTTGGGGTGGTGGGAATCTCCCAATTCATTTAGCGATACCCCtattggtggggtggggagggggcggtagGGTGGGCTGGAAACGGGCTCCCACCCACGGAAATCTCAAACGCTATCTCCCCCGTGCCGCCACCGCTCGAGTTGGGTGGGCTGGACAAAGCCCACCCTCCGACTACACacaagcgatttacccaaggtcatagggcaggcaaagtggaggagccagaattagaaaccaggtccttctgattcccaggcccctgctctctcccctctgccacgTGTGGAACCGGAATCCATTTCCGAAAATGGCCTTTCAGAAGGCCCCCTGTCCACCTGGGGCCTTCGGGGTGGGGCTGGACAGGAAGGGCAGAAATGGGGGGGtgtcttctcctctgctttcccaaACACTGCAGTGGTCACCACCCTACACCCCGGGACCCAGAAGCCCAGGGCGAGATGGCAAGCCACGGCCCAGGGTCCGAGGGGGAACGGCCAggcctggggggaagagggggcggcGAGGCTGTGCGGTCTCGGGTCCGGGACGGCTCAAGCTGTCGGTGGGGAAGCGAGTCCTGGGCAGGGGGAGGCGGTCCCCCTCCCTGCTCTGGCCGAAAGACAACTCTGCTGTCCTCGGTTGGGTCCTCGACCCTGAGCCCCGTCCCCGGCCTAGCACCCTGGGGCCAGTCCAGGCCCGGCAGGCGAGGCGGGTGGCCACCGGTCCTCCTGAGGGGCGAGGAGAAGACCAGGGCGAAGCCTCCATCGCAGCGGAAGGAGCCGGCCCGGGTGGCCTCCACCACCATGTCCAGCAGGCCGACCACACAGTCCGAGCACCAACTCCCCAGCCAGAAGCGGCCCTTCTGGAAGGCGATCCGGAGGCTGACGGGGCCCGGGGGGGCCCGGACGCTCAGGCTGAACAGGCAGTTGACCTGGCAGCTGTCGCGCAGCAGGTAGGTGCCCACGGGCTCGGCCTCCAGCCGGGCGTGCGCCTCGCCAACGGGCAGAGGGCCCCAGTAGAAGTCGACGGTCCGCAGGAGGCTCAGCGACCGCTCCACCGCCTTCCACTCGCGGGACCGGAAGGCCCGGTAGTGAGTCGGGGCCGAGCGGGGGGCTGGCTgccgtggaggaagaggaggaggaggaagaggaggaagaggaggaggagggaggctctCGGGGACGTGATGAGGTGCCTCACCTGCCCTCCCTCCGACCATCTCTCACAGGGCCCATGAGTCCGAAAAAGAAGCCATCCTCAGCCCATGGCCTTGCTGACCCTTGACCtgcgggagagatggagggacaga belongs to Tachyglossus aculeatus isolate mTacAcu1 chromosome 14, mTacAcu1.pri, whole genome shotgun sequence and includes:
- the LOC119936630 gene encoding uncharacterized protein LOC119936630 — translated: MVGGRAGEAPHHVPESLPPPPLPPLPPPPLPPRQPAPRSAPTHYRAFRSREWKAVERSLSLLRTVDFYWGPLPVGEAHARLEAEPVGTYLLRDSCQVNCLFSLSVRAPPGPVSLRIAFQKGRFWLGSWCSDCVVGLLDMVVEATRAGSFRCDGGFALVFSSPLRRTGGHPPRLPGLDWPQGARPGTGLRVEDPTEDSRVVFRPEQGGGPPPPAQDSLPHRQLEPSRTRDPPFPQTPLTRWRGANHSKAGPGDAAASRIPRDEASGKPKAKPFCYFPPEEAAVVGDTRPSWASRFMPGMPFVGDKQIQDCHRRTWFGIPTQPVCSSWKKIQPSNPASPVSRSVAFRGVVLHLKCRKREAEAIGKGREKIADGPCPPRVCSLQFCRLNFAF